The segment ACTCAGCCAGCAAGCGACGGCCTACCCATCTCACTGCTGAGCAGTCTGCGAGCATTAATGATGATCCCAAGATTCAGGATCTCTTTCGACAACGAGAATACCTACTTTCTAAAGGCAACAAGTCCGATAAAGTTCGCACACGTCTAAGGAAGATTACTAAGGATATTCAAAGCGAGAAGGCTCGCCTACGCCGAAAACGCAAAGAGCAAGTCAGAAAAGCTTGGACCCGGGAACAGGCTGTAACCGATATAGAGAGACAACTAGCTGGCAAGACATTTGAGGAGCCACCACCCTCGCCATCGGATGGCAATGCTCATCCAGTCCAGAAACGCCTATACGAAGCTTTAACAGCCCCAGCGACCAACACAGTTGAGTCCGAATATCATCGCCGTAATAATGCAATTCTCGCCGTCATGTCTTACTGTTCCGTCCAAGAGCCACCCCTACCTCCTATGACAAGATACAAAGCGGTTGCTACTAAGAAAGATGTCTCCAATCTCCGCGATGGCACTGCTAGGGATACTGCAAGTAGCGCCTTGGGTGATGCAATAACTTCAGTCTTCGTCAAAAGCCGGATGGAGCGAAGTAAAAGATGCTTTCTTTGTGTTGGTCGGGCCACCACTCTTCAACCTTCCGATCCAGCTATCCATGGGCTAATCAAGCTTTCTATTCACCGGGGGACTTGAGCAGG is part of the Fusarium oxysporum Fo47 chromosome VII, complete sequence genome and harbors:
- a CDS encoding uncharacterized protein (of unknown function-domain containing protein); its protein translation is MISGWTKKLGELAGFGVVVILYTLRYNAGNEFDQCSNISDGLRNLMLQHANSRTFEKHYLGRVVPVDTMAVVSHKEQQKALMRQACSIGYSASKRRPTHLTAEQSASINDDPKIQDLFRQREYLLSKGNKSDKVRTRLRKITKDIQSEKARLRRKRKEQVRKAWTREQAVTDIERQLAGKTFEEPPPSPSDGNAHPVQKRLYEALTAPATNTVESEYHRRNNAILAVMSYCSVQEPPLPPMTRYKAVATKKDVSNLRDGTARDTASSALGDAITSVFVKSRMERSKRCFLCVGRATTLQPSDPAIHGLIKLSIHRGT